One window from the genome of Deltaproteobacteria bacterium encodes:
- the rpmC gene encoding 50S ribosomal protein L29: MKTKDVRDLGAEELRQKERELRDEIFRLKMKRAAAALDNKMLIRNRRRDLARVVTFLHAKTEGKAN; encoded by the coding sequence ATGAAGACAAAGGATGTGCGGGATCTTGGGGCGGAGGAACTCCGCCAGAAGGAGCGGGAGCTGCGCGACGAGATCTTCCGTCTGAAGATGAAGCGCGCCGCGGCCGCCCTCGATAACAAGATGCTGATCCGTAACCGGCGCAGGGACCTGGCGCGCGTGGTGACGTTCCTCCATGCGAAGACCGAAGGGAAGGCGAACTGA
- the rpsQ gene encoding 30S ribosomal protein S17, protein MEARGARKKKVGTVTSDKMDKTVVVRVERLVPHEVYKKYVRRRENFKAHDEKNEFRVGDRVEIVETRPMSKDKRWRVARLIERLASQ, encoded by the coding sequence ATGGAAGCCCGCGGTGCGCGGAAAAAGAAGGTGGGGACGGTCACCAGCGACAAGATGGACAAGACCGTGGTCGTCCGCGTGGAGCGCCTGGTCCCGCACGAGGTCTACAAGAAATACGTGAGGCGCCGGGAAAACTTCAAGGCGCACGACGAGAAGAACGAGTTCCGGGTCGGGGACCGCGTGGAGATCGTAGAGACGCGGCCGATGAGCAAGGACAAACGGTGGCGCGTCGCCCGGCTGATCGAGCGCCTCGCCTCGCAGTGA
- the rplN gene encoding 50S ribosomal protein L14, whose product MIQMQTMLDAADNSGAKRLCCIKVLGGSRRRYAGVGDIIVVSVKEAIPNGKVKKGDVHKAVVVRTVKEIGRADGSFLRFDQNSAVLVNPQGEPIGTRIFGPVARELRARKYMKIISLAPEVL is encoded by the coding sequence ATGATCCAGATGCAAACCATGCTTGACGCGGCCGACAACTCGGGTGCGAAGCGTCTATGCTGCATCAAGGTGCTCGGCGGCAGTCGGCGTCGATACGCCGGCGTGGGCGACATCATCGTCGTCAGCGTCAAGGAGGCGATCCCCAACGGCAAGGTGAAGAAGGGGGACGTCCACAAGGCGGTCGTCGTCCGCACCGTCAAGGAGATCGGCCGGGCCGACGGCAGCTTCCTTCGCTTCGACCAGAACTCCGCCGTTCTCGTCAATCCGCAGGGCGAGCCGATCGGGACCCGCATCTTCGGACCCGTCGCCCGCGAGCTGCGCGCCAGGAAGTACATGAAGATCATCTCACTGGCGCCGGAAGTCCTGTGA
- the rplX gene encoding 50S ribosomal protein L24, translated as METANKVQIRKNDIVKVIAGREKGKVGRVLKIDRERGRVFVEKLNLVKRHTKPGKTNPQGGIVEKEAPLAYSNVLVMCDKCNKPTRIAMAVDGAGKRSRVCKRCGDVLETKKK; from the coding sequence ATGGAAACCGCGAACAAGGTGCAGATCCGCAAGAACGACATCGTCAAGGTGATCGCCGGACGGGAGAAGGGGAAGGTCGGTCGGGTTCTCAAGATCGACCGCGAGAGGGGAAGGGTCTTCGTCGAGAAACTCAACCTGGTGAAGCGGCACACGAAGCCCGGGAAGACGAACCCCCAGGGCGGTATCGTGGAGAAAGAGGCGCCGCTTGCCTATTCCAACGTTCTCGTCATGTGCGACAAGTGCAACAAGCCGACCCGGATCGCGATGGCGGTCGACGGGGCGGGGAAACGCAGCCGCGTCTGCAAGCGGTGCGGGGACGTCCTCGAAACCAAAAAGAAGTGA